Genomic DNA from Desulfuromonas versatilis:
AGGGTTCTGCGCACCTGGGCGTCCAGCGCCATTTTAAACAGCGATGAGCGTTTCCCCCAGACCCGAAACTTGGCGCCGATGTTGGCGTAGCCCCGGCCACTGTCCAGGTCGTCGTCATTGAAAAGCAGGTTAGGATAGGAACCGTAGACCTCCATGAAAGACCCGAGTCCCATGGTAAGGCTTACCGGGACGATGTTGGATTTGCCTTTTTCGGAAAAATTGCCCCACAGGCCAAGACCGATGTTCCCCGCGTTGAGCGTGTCCGCGGTGGGCTGGGAAAGCAGTCCGATATTGCCGAACTGAGTCGGGGTCAGGGCGTAGCTCGGTGTCGCACGGCCCAGGGACAGGGCCGCCAGCATCGCCAGAACCAGAATGCTTCGTCGCATGAAGGACCTTCCTGCCAGCTTGGTTGCTGGAATTGTATTCCATCGCACTGGAGCCGAAAACTGCATTTTCTCGCACTACTCCTGTTCCTGGGCCCGGTCGTTTCCGGGAAGATAGTCCTGCATGTAGCCCACATAGTTGGCAGCGGATCGTTTAAGATGACGGATTTCAGAATCGGTGAGAGGTCTTTTTACGGCGGCGGGAGCCCCCATGATCAGCGAACCCGGCGGAAAGCTCCTGCCGGGGGGAACCAGCGCCCCGGCGGCGACCATCGAATCTTCGCCGATTACCGCACCGTCGAGGACGCAGGCGGCCATGCCGATGAGGCAACGATCATTGACCGTACAGCCATGCAGGGTGACGTTATGGCCGATAGTGACCTCATCGCCGATCACTGTAGGATGGGTGTCTCTGGTGACATGGACCACGCTGCCGTCCTGGATGTTGGTTCGGGAGCCTATGCGAATTGAATTGACATCCCCGCGGATCACTACGTTGAACCAGATGCTCGAGTCGGCGCCTATAACGACGTCGCCGATTACCATGGCACTCTGCTCGACAAACGAGGATTCTGCGACCTCCGGGAAACGGCCGCGATGGGATCGCAACATTAAATCCACCCCCTGTATTCGCCATTTTGCCCGGGAACCGAAACCCTCCGGCCCCCGGACACTGGAATTACATAAACAATTTTTATGCCAAATAATGGCAGATCCGTTGTGGGGGTGTCAATGATTGAGAAAGTCCTGGGTGAGAGCGGTATCACAGCAGGCGCCGGCAGCCAGGGGGCCCCGTAAATACTGTCATGGCAAGGGAAAAACTCCGGGCGGTCACGAAACCGGGCACCTGTCAGAATTCCCCCTCCATCGCCAGGCCCGCCTCGCAGCATCCCTCCGGCAGGTGTTTGGACCGGCCTATTCGGGCATTTGCCAAAAACAAACCCGTTAAAACTGGCGTTTTAACGGGTTTGTCAAAAAAGCCCCGGCAGTTCTCTTTGGATCAGGAATCTACCCGCTCGCGAAGTTCTTTGCCGACCTTGAAAAAGGGGAGCTTTTTGGGCTTGACCCGGATAACTTCCCCGGTTTTGGGGTTGCGTCCCATGTAGGCCTTGTAGTGCTTGACGACAAAACTTCCGAAACCACGGATCTCTATGCGTCCGCCGCCTGCGAGCGTATCGGCCATCGAGTCGAAGATGATGTTGACGATCTCCTCCGATTTTTTGTAGGTCAGATCCTTACGGCTGGCAAGTGCTTCGATCAGTTCGGATTTGTTCATGTCGCCTCCCGGCATTTCCCTGAAGAAAGCTACCCTCGAGCATGCACCCCTCCGGCGCGATCGGAAAGCGTCGACGCCCGGATCCGTCAATCTTTAAATTAACTATACTGAGGGAAATCCAGCTGTCAACATATGAGGCGAGAATATTCAGCTACTTACCAGCCATCAGCCCTGTTGCTCGAGAAGGGTCTGTGCCTCGGTGCGAAGCACACCTGGAAGATCTGGGCTCGTCAGGGCTTTTTTCACCAAGGGCAGTCCTTCCTTTTTCCAGCCACGCGCCGTATAGGCCTGCCCGACCCGCAA
This window encodes:
- a CDS encoding gamma carbonic anhydrase family protein, yielding MLRSHRGRFPEVAESSFVEQSAMVIGDVVIGADSSIWFNVVIRGDVNSIRIGSRTNIQDGSVVHVTRDTHPTVIGDEVTIGHNVTLHGCTVNDRCLIGMAACVLDGAVIGEDSMVAAGALVPPGRSFPPGSLIMGAPAAVKRPLTDSEIRHLKRSAANYVGYMQDYLPGNDRAQEQE
- a CDS encoding HU family DNA-binding protein; the encoded protein is MNKSELIEALASRKDLTYKKSEEIVNIIFDSMADTLAGGGRIEIRGFGSFVVKHYKAYMGRNPKTGEVIRVKPKKLPFFKVGKELRERVDS